One window of the Niallia circulans genome contains the following:
- a CDS encoding DNA polymerase IV, with the protein MKEFYPKKGRVILHVDMNSFYASVEMAYDPQLKGKPLAIAGNEKERRGIIVTCSYEARKFGVKTTMPLWEAKKKCPDLIVLPPNFDRYRTASLAMFQILHEFSDIVEPVSIDEGYVDITHCHELGTPIYIARTIQKRIFERLDLPCSIGIAPNKFLAKTASDLKKPMGITILRKRDIPKILWPMQVEEMHGIGKKTGEKLRAIGIETIKDLAMAQSILLKATLGINGIRLKEKANGEDNRPVDPEAANEFKSIGNSTTLPRDIKNQQDLFQVLASLANKVATRMKRKHVHANHLSVTIRYGNRKNYSKSKKLANPIKSEEEIFQQSKEIFTTAWDGNPVRLLGITAGDLIDNNIVVKQLDLFSFEKEAEKEPLWTAIDRLKEKYGASIIEPASERNNISKKEEDIGTKTSFNKDFLQGKKF; encoded by the coding sequence ATGAAAGAATTTTATCCAAAAAAGGGACGAGTTATTTTACACGTAGATATGAATAGTTTTTATGCATCTGTTGAAATGGCTTATGATCCACAGTTAAAGGGGAAGCCATTGGCAATTGCAGGAAATGAAAAAGAGCGCAGAGGTATTATTGTCACTTGCAGCTATGAAGCAAGAAAATTTGGTGTAAAAACAACCATGCCTTTATGGGAAGCGAAGAAAAAATGTCCGGATTTAATTGTTTTGCCTCCAAATTTTGATCGTTATCGAACGGCATCTCTTGCGATGTTTCAAATTCTTCACGAATTTTCCGATATTGTTGAGCCTGTTTCCATTGATGAGGGATATGTAGATATTACGCATTGCCATGAGTTAGGAACACCGATATATATTGCAAGAACGATTCAGAAACGAATTTTTGAACGGTTAGACTTACCATGCAGTATCGGGATTGCCCCTAATAAATTTCTTGCCAAAACAGCTTCTGATTTAAAAAAACCAATGGGAATCACGATTTTAAGAAAACGCGATATTCCTAAAATACTTTGGCCGATGCAAGTAGAAGAAATGCATGGTATAGGAAAAAAAACAGGGGAAAAACTAAGAGCAATTGGCATAGAAACTATAAAAGATTTAGCAATGGCGCAGTCTATTCTTTTAAAAGCAACACTTGGCATCAATGGAATTCGTTTAAAGGAGAAAGCCAATGGAGAAGATAATCGACCAGTTGATCCAGAAGCTGCCAATGAATTTAAAAGTATTGGCAATTCAACAACATTGCCGCGCGATATAAAGAATCAGCAGGATTTATTCCAAGTATTGGCATCTTTAGCGAATAAAGTGGCTACAAGAATGAAAAGAAAACATGTACATGCTAATCATCTATCTGTAACCATTCGCTATGGGAACAGAAAAAACTATTCCAAGAGCAAAAAATTAGCAAATCCAATTAAATCAGAGGAAGAGATATTTCAGCAGAGCAAAGAGATTTTTACGACAGCATGGGATGGAAATCCTGTTCGTTTATTAGGTATAACAGCAGGAGATTTAATCGACAATAATATTGTAGTAAAACAACTTGATCTCTTTTCCTTTGAAAAAGAAGCAGAGAAAGAACCATTATGGACAGCAATAGATAGGCTGAAAGAAAAATATGGCGCTTCTATTATTGAACCAGCATCAGAAAGAAATAATATTTCGAAAAAAGAAGAAGACATTGGTACCAAAACTAGTTTTAATAAAGATTTTTTGCAAGGAAAGAAATTTTAG
- a CDS encoding chemotaxis protein CheW: protein MEEKKVVIFKVANGEYSVDVSYVISIEKEEQITPVPQLPSFVRGIRKVRDELIPVIDLQMVLYNQKTEENENNKLIVARTEDISFAMIVNDAKEILDIKDEVIKEVGISAYQKTEYITGVLNLENRLVLMLDPTILLETLEGVKEIKDYMKNQPA, encoded by the coding sequence ATGGAAGAAAAGAAGGTTGTTATATTTAAAGTGGCAAACGGAGAATATTCCGTAGATGTTTCTTATGTCATATCAATTGAAAAGGAAGAGCAGATTACCCCTGTTCCTCAATTGCCATCCTTTGTCAGAGGAATAAGAAAAGTAAGAGACGAGCTTATCCCTGTTATTGATTTACAGATGGTTTTATATAATCAAAAAACAGAAGAAAATGAAAATAATAAATTAATTGTTGCACGAACAGAAGATATTTCGTTTGCAATGATTGTAAATGATGCAAAAGAGATTCTTGATATAAAAGACGAAGTAATAAAAGAAGTGGGCATTTCCGCTTATCAGAAAACAGAATATATAACAGGTGTTCTTAATTTAGAAAATCGTTTGGTATTAATGCTTGATCCAACTATTTTACTAGAAACACTTGAAGGTGTAAAAGAAATTAAAGACTATATGAAAAATCAGCCTGCGTAA
- a CDS encoding tripeptidase T, with protein sequence MINQERLLNQFLELVQIDSETKYEKEISIVLKKKFEELGLEVIEDDTTAITGHGAGNLICTLPATKENVDPIYFTSHMDTVVPGVGVKPSIKDGYIVTDGTTILGADDKTGLSVMLEILTVIKENNIPHGTIQFIITVGEESGLLGAKALDPKLIQAKYGYALDSDGKVGNIVVAAPTQAKVKATILGKTAHAGVAPEKGVSAITIASKAIAKMPLGRIDKETTANIGSFAGGKQTNIVCDHVDILAEARSLVEDKMLAQVAKMKEAFESAASEMGGQAIVEVDVMYPGFKFGEGDHVVEVAKKAAAKIGRSCELQQSGGGSDANVICGFGIPTVNLAVGYEEIHTTNEKMPIEELNKLAEMVLAIIDEVTGQ encoded by the coding sequence ATGATCAATCAAGAACGTTTATTAAATCAATTTTTAGAACTGGTACAAATTGATTCGGAAACAAAATATGAAAAAGAAATCAGTATCGTACTAAAAAAGAAATTTGAAGAATTAGGCTTAGAAGTGATAGAAGATGATACTACAGCTATTACTGGTCATGGTGCAGGAAATTTAATTTGTACGCTTCCTGCAACGAAAGAGAACGTGGATCCTATTTACTTTACCTCACATATGGATACAGTAGTACCAGGCGTTGGCGTAAAACCATCCATTAAAGATGGATACATAGTAACAGACGGCACAACAATACTCGGCGCAGATGATAAAACTGGACTATCTGTTATGCTTGAAATACTTACAGTAATCAAAGAAAATAATATTCCTCATGGAACGATCCAATTTATCATTACAGTTGGAGAAGAATCTGGATTATTAGGTGCAAAAGCACTTGATCCAAAATTAATCCAAGCAAAATATGGGTATGCACTAGATAGTGATGGGAAAGTAGGAAATATCGTTGTGGCAGCACCAACACAAGCAAAAGTTAAAGCAACGATTCTAGGAAAAACGGCTCATGCTGGCGTAGCACCTGAAAAAGGAGTTTCTGCTATTACTATTGCATCAAAAGCGATCGCAAAAATGCCACTAGGTCGTATCGATAAAGAAACAACAGCTAATATTGGCAGTTTTGCTGGTGGTAAACAAACAAATATCGTTTGCGACCATGTAGATATCCTTGCAGAAGCACGTTCATTAGTAGAAGATAAAATGCTTGCACAAGTAGCGAAAATGAAGGAAGCATTTGAATCGGCAGCTAGTGAAATGGGTGGACAGGCAATTGTCGAAGTGGATGTTATGTATCCAGGCTTTAAATTTGGCGAAGGTGACCATGTTGTAGAAGTAGCGAAAAAAGCGGCAGCAAAAATCGGCAGAAGCTGCGAACTACAACAAAGCGGTGGCGGAAGTGATGCCAACGTTATCTGTGGTTTTGGTATCCCAACGGTTAACTTAGCGGTAGGTTATGAAGAGATTCATACAACTAATGAAAAAATGCCAATCGAAGAATTAAATAAATTAGCTGAAATGGTACTTGCTATAATAGATGAAGTAACAGGTCAATAA
- the prli42 gene encoding stressosome-associated protein Prli42 has product MEDTMKKKKNRLQKIVVYLMIFVMLASTLLIGIGMLF; this is encoded by the coding sequence ATGGAGGATACTATGAAGAAAAAGAAAAATAGATTACAAAAGATTGTTGTATATTTAATGATCTTTGTTATGCTTGCATCTACCCTGTTGATTGGAATTGGAATGTTATTTTAA
- a CDS encoding L,D-transpeptidase: MLKLVLSILLTISPVWPLGINPLPGDPFLIINKKTNQLTLIDENRVQTTISVSTGKKEDLTPEGLFTITVKATNPYYRKKDIMGGDEENPLGTRWIGFDANNTDGRMYGIHGTNNPGSIGKYVSQGCVRMQNEAVESIYDFIPLGTKVLITNSDKSFQELAKEYGAIE; the protein is encoded by the coding sequence ATGTTGAAACTAGTTTTGTCTATTCTCTTAACAATCTCCCCCGTATGGCCGTTGGGGATAAATCCATTACCAGGAGATCCTTTTCTAATTATTAATAAAAAAACGAATCAATTAACCTTGATAGACGAAAATCGAGTGCAGACAACAATAAGTGTTTCGACCGGAAAAAAAGAAGATTTAACGCCAGAGGGTTTATTTACGATAACAGTTAAAGCCACAAATCCCTATTATCGAAAAAAAGATATTATGGGAGGAGATGAGGAAAATCCATTAGGGACACGATGGATTGGTTTTGATGCAAATAATACAGATGGAAGAATGTATGGGATTCATGGCACAAATAATCCAGGAAGTATCGGGAAATACGTGTCACAAGGCTGTGTACGCATGCAAAATGAGGCAGTGGAATCCATTTATGATTTCATTCCTTTAGGAACAAAAGTGTTGATTACCAATTCAGATAAAAGTTTTCAAGAGCTAGCGAAGGAATATGGGGCGATTGAATAA
- a CDS encoding amino acid ABC transporter ATP-binding protein produces MINVENLHKSYGSLQVLKGINTQVEKGEVVTIIGPSGSGKSTFLRCINLLEVPTKGKVIIDGTDITDKNTNIKRIRENVGMVFQHFHLFPHKTVLQNVTYAPIKVKGLSKSEAEKMGQELLAKVGLADKAHVYPSRLSGGQKQRVAIARALAMNPEVILFDEPTSALDPEMVKEVLEVMKSLANTGITMLIVTHEMGFAREAANRVLFLDGGVVVEDAPPAEFFTNPKTDRAKEFLEKML; encoded by the coding sequence GTGATTAATGTTGAAAATTTGCATAAATCTTATGGCTCTCTTCAAGTTTTAAAAGGGATAAATACGCAAGTAGAAAAAGGCGAAGTAGTAACGATTATTGGTCCTTCTGGCTCAGGAAAGTCTACCTTTCTGCGCTGTATTAACTTACTGGAAGTACCTACAAAAGGAAAAGTAATAATTGATGGTACGGATATTACTGATAAAAATACAAATATAAAAAGAATAAGAGAAAACGTTGGGATGGTATTTCAACATTTTCATCTTTTCCCGCATAAAACGGTTTTACAAAATGTGACATATGCACCAATCAAAGTAAAGGGACTAAGCAAGAGTGAAGCGGAAAAAATGGGTCAAGAGCTTCTTGCTAAAGTGGGGCTTGCCGATAAAGCGCATGTATACCCTAGCCGTTTATCAGGCGGACAAAAGCAAAGGGTGGCAATTGCACGTGCCCTTGCCATGAATCCAGAAGTAATCCTATTTGATGAACCAACGTCAGCTTTGGATCCTGAAATGGTTAAAGAAGTGCTTGAGGTAATGAAGTCACTCGCAAACACTGGAATTACCATGCTTATTGTGACACATGAAATGGGCTTTGCCAGAGAAGCGGCAAATAGAGTTCTATTCTTAGATGGTGGAGTGGTAGTGGAAGATGCTCCTCCAGCTGAGTTCTTTACAAACCCTAAAACAGACCGCGCCAAAGAGTTTTTGGAGAAAATGCTATAA
- a CDS encoding amino acid ABC transporter permease has protein sequence MGLDFQQFIPSLPYLLKGITVTLQIVVVAGIIGFVLGIILSIFKLSKLPVLSWIAAIYTSVFRGTPLVLQLMIIYFGVPQLTGIQIEPAIAAILSFGLNSAAYISEIIRAGILAVDRGQKEAAMALGVSPRQAMFDLILPQALKNIFPALINEAVSLTKESAVVTVIGVTDIMRRAYIMGGEKYAYLEPMILAGLIYYVLVMILTTLAKAVERRMRRSD, from the coding sequence ATGGGCTTAGATTTCCAACAATTTATTCCTTCTCTCCCATATTTGTTAAAGGGAATCACTGTGACATTGCAAATTGTTGTGGTGGCAGGAATAATTGGTTTTGTTTTAGGTATTATACTTTCGATATTTAAACTTAGTAAGCTGCCAGTGCTTAGCTGGATTGCTGCTATTTATACATCAGTTTTTAGAGGAACGCCCCTTGTTCTTCAATTAATGATTATCTATTTTGGTGTACCACAATTAACTGGTATCCAAATTGAGCCAGCTATTGCAGCAATTCTTTCCTTTGGTTTAAATTCAGCTGCTTATATTTCAGAAATTATTCGAGCTGGAATTTTAGCAGTAGATCGCGGCCAAAAAGAAGCTGCTATGGCGTTAGGTGTTTCCCCTAGGCAAGCAATGTTCGATTTAATTTTGCCTCAGGCTTTAAAGAACATTTTTCCAGCATTAATCAATGAAGCTGTTTCCTTAACAAAAGAGTCAGCTGTTGTTACTGTTATTGGTGTTACAGATATTATGCGTAGAGCTTATATAATGGGCGGCGAAAAATATGCATACTTGGAGCCAATGATTCTTGCCGGCCTTATTTATTACGTTCTAGTAATGATACTGACAACATTGGCAAAAGCAGTTGAAAGGAGAATGAGAAGAAGTGATTAA
- a CDS encoding transporter substrate-binding domain-containing protein: MKKLLALMLLSIVVILSACGASTDEKGSNSGNESADKKVLVMGTSADYAPFEYIDTAKSDEIIGFDIDLAKALSEKLGYQIQVKDMDFSGLISALQSGKVDLVLSGMSPTPERAENVDFSDVYFTAKDLVVTTKDSNIKTVQDLDGKKVGVQLGSIQEDAAKEIAKTVKVTVENRDRIPQLIQEIKAGRFDAAIIEDVVAKGYLNKEDTLTSFPAKEANEDAGSAIAFPKGSDLTEKFNAELKKMKDSGEIDKLVVKWFGN; the protein is encoded by the coding sequence ATGAAAAAATTATTAGCATTAATGCTGTTGTCTATAGTAGTCATTTTAAGTGCATGTGGCGCTTCTACTGATGAAAAAGGTTCAAACAGTGGAAATGAATCGGCTGATAAAAAAGTACTTGTGATGGGAACATCAGCAGATTATGCACCATTTGAATACATCGATACTGCAAAAAGTGATGAGATTATCGGTTTTGATATTGATTTAGCCAAAGCACTAAGCGAAAAGCTAGGTTACCAAATTCAAGTGAAAGATATGGATTTTAGCGGGTTAATTTCTGCCTTACAATCTGGCAAAGTGGATTTGGTATTATCTGGTATGTCTCCAACACCGGAAAGAGCAGAAAATGTTGACTTCAGCGATGTCTATTTCACGGCAAAAGACTTAGTTGTAACAACAAAAGATAGCAATATTAAAACTGTTCAAGATCTTGATGGGAAAAAGGTTGGAGTACAACTAGGATCGATTCAAGAAGATGCAGCAAAAGAAATCGCTAAAACAGTAAAAGTTACAGTAGAGAACCGTGACCGTATTCCTCAATTAATTCAAGAAATTAAAGCAGGTCGTTTTGATGCAGCAATTATTGAGGATGTTGTTGCAAAAGGTTATTTAAATAAAGAAGATACATTAACATCTTTCCCGGCGAAAGAAGCGAATGAAGACGCTGGTTCGGCTATTGCATTTCCTAAAGGCAGTGACCTAACAGAAAAGTTCAATGCTGAATTAAAGAAAATGAAAGATAGCGGCGAAATTGATAAGTTAGTTGTAAAATGGTTTGGTAACTAA
- a CDS encoding BrxA/BrxB family bacilliredoxin: MNIDFNLFMNDVVRQARQEIVEAGYEELTTKEAVDEALSQKGTTLVMVNSVCGCAGGIARPAAGYSLHYKKRPDQLVTVFAGQDKEATEQARSYFTGFPPSSPSFALMKDGELVKMVERHEIEGHDPMQVVEKLQNAFEEYCTEVK, from the coding sequence ATGAATATTGATTTTAATTTATTCATGAATGATGTTGTCCGTCAAGCACGCCAAGAAATAGTAGAGGCTGGTTACGAAGAACTTACAACAAAAGAAGCTGTAGATGAAGCATTATCCCAAAAAGGTACCACTTTAGTGATGGTTAATTCTGTATGTGGATGTGCAGGTGGAATTGCAAGACCAGCTGCAGGTTACTCTTTACATTATAAAAAAAGGCCAGATCAATTAGTAACTGTATTTGCAGGACAAGATAAGGAAGCAACAGAACAAGCCCGTTCATATTTTACAGGTTTTCCTCCTTCCTCTCCGTCTTTTGCATTAATGAAAGATGGTGAGCTTGTTAAAATGGTAGAACGCCATGAAATTGAAGGTCATGATCCTATGCAAGTGGTAGAAAAACTACAAAATGCATTCGAAGAATATTGCACAGAAGTAAAGTAA
- a CDS encoding dihydrolipoamide acetyltransferase family protein has translation MPIEKITMPKLGESVTEGTISNWIVAVGDVVNKYDPLAEVMTDKVNAEIPSSFSGTIKELLAEEGQTLEVGEVICTIEVEGDDTQVEKEVKAESKEKTEAPLADAATSQKARYSPAVLRLSQEAGIDLTLLTGTGAGGRITRKDVQKAIQEGIPQVKTEEKSSVNGIVEHAPQRETIVHNVPTSAGDKEFPITGLRKAIANNMVKSKHEIPHAWTMIEVDVTKLVQYRNKVKDSFKKEEGYNLTFFAFFVKAVARALKEFPQINSTWAGDKIIQKKEINISIAVATENALFVPVIKNADEKSIKGIAREITELANKARTGKLTVDEMQGGTFTVNNTGSFGSIQSMGIINHPQAAILQVESIVKRPVIKDNMIAISDMVNLCMSLDHRVLDGLICGRFLQRIKEILETTSEETTPIY, from the coding sequence ATGCCGATTGAAAAGATAACAATGCCTAAACTAGGAGAAAGTGTAACAGAAGGAACAATTAGTAATTGGATTGTTGCTGTAGGGGATGTCGTAAATAAATACGATCCTCTTGCAGAAGTAATGACAGATAAAGTAAATGCAGAAATTCCATCTTCTTTTTCGGGAACCATTAAAGAACTTCTTGCAGAAGAGGGGCAAACACTTGAAGTAGGGGAAGTAATTTGTACCATTGAAGTAGAAGGGGACGATACGCAGGTAGAGAAAGAAGTAAAAGCGGAATCGAAAGAAAAAACTGAAGCACCTTTAGCTGATGCTGCTACAAGTCAAAAGGCAAGATATTCACCAGCTGTTTTACGCCTTTCTCAAGAAGCGGGAATTGACTTAACGCTTTTAACTGGAACAGGTGCAGGGGGAAGAATTACTAGAAAAGATGTTCAAAAGGCAATCCAAGAAGGAATTCCCCAAGTTAAAACAGAAGAAAAAAGTTCTGTTAATGGAATAGTTGAACATGCTCCTCAACGAGAAACAATCGTACATAATGTGCCAACAAGTGCAGGGGATAAGGAGTTTCCAATTACGGGATTAAGAAAAGCAATTGCTAACAATATGGTAAAGAGTAAACATGAGATTCCTCATGCCTGGACAATGATCGAAGTGGATGTTACCAAACTGGTTCAATACAGAAATAAAGTGAAAGACTCCTTTAAAAAAGAAGAAGGCTATAACTTAACATTCTTTGCTTTCTTTGTTAAAGCCGTTGCGCGTGCATTAAAAGAATTTCCGCAAATTAATTCGACTTGGGCAGGCGATAAAATTATCCAGAAAAAAGAGATTAATATCTCCATTGCTGTTGCGACAGAAAATGCACTGTTTGTCCCAGTCATCAAAAATGCGGATGAAAAGTCGATAAAAGGAATTGCTAGAGAGATTACAGAACTTGCAAACAAAGCGAGAACAGGCAAGCTTACAGTTGATGAAATGCAAGGCGGCACATTTACTGTTAATAATACCGGATCATTTGGCTCCATTCAGTCAATGGGAATTATCAATCATCCTCAAGCAGCGATTCTTCAAGTGGAATCAATCGTGAAGAGACCAGTTATTAAAGATAATATGATTGCGATCTCTGATATGGTGAATTTATGCATGTCTCTTGATCACCGTGTATTAGATGGTCTTATATGCGGAAGATTCCTTCAGAGAATCAAGGAAATATTAGAGACAACGTCAGAGGAAACAACACCAATATATTAA
- a CDS encoding alpha-ketoacid dehydrogenase subunit beta, whose product MPVISYIDAVTQAIREEMEKDDKVFILGEDVGVKGGVFKATTGLYDQFGAERVIDAPLAESAIAGVGIGAAMYGLKPIAEMQFADFIMPAVNQIVSEAAKIRYRSNNDWTCPIVIRAPYGGGIHGALYHSQSVEAMFANTPGLKIVMPSTPYDVKGLLKAAIQDPDPVLFFEHKRAYRLIKGFVPEEDYVLPIGKADVKREGEDITVITYGLCVHFALQAAEKLAEDGISAHILDLRTVYPLDKEAIIEAASKTGKVLLVTEDNKEGSVISEVAAIIAENCLFDLDAPIMRLAAEDVPAMPYAPTMEKFFLVTPEKVETEMRKLAEF is encoded by the coding sequence ATGCCAGTAATATCCTATATAGATGCAGTAACTCAAGCCATTCGGGAAGAAATGGAGAAGGATGACAAAGTATTTATTCTTGGAGAAGATGTAGGAGTAAAAGGTGGAGTTTTTAAAGCGACAACAGGTCTGTATGATCAATTTGGAGCAGAGCGAGTAATAGATGCACCTTTAGCGGAGTCGGCAATAGCTGGGGTAGGAATAGGAGCTGCAATGTATGGCTTAAAACCAATTGCCGAAATGCAATTTGCTGATTTTATAATGCCTGCTGTCAATCAAATTGTTTCAGAAGCAGCAAAAATAAGATATCGATCTAACAATGACTGGACTTGTCCAATTGTTATTCGTGCTCCATATGGAGGAGGTATTCATGGTGCGCTTTATCATTCTCAATCTGTAGAAGCTATGTTTGCTAATACACCAGGACTAAAAATTGTTATGCCTTCTACACCATATGATGTCAAAGGCTTGTTAAAAGCGGCAATTCAAGACCCTGATCCGGTATTATTCTTTGAACATAAGCGTGCTTATCGATTAATTAAAGGTTTTGTTCCAGAAGAAGATTATGTGTTACCAATTGGTAAAGCAGATGTAAAGCGTGAGGGCGAAGATATAACAGTCATCACATATGGTTTATGTGTCCATTTTGCCTTGCAGGCTGCTGAAAAGTTAGCAGAGGATGGCATTTCTGCACATATTTTAGATTTGCGAACAGTTTATCCACTCGATAAAGAGGCTATTATTGAAGCCGCTTCTAAGACAGGAAAGGTTCTGCTAGTAACAGAGGATAACAAAGAAGGTAGTGTTATTAGTGAAGTTGCAGCAATTATTGCAGAAAACTGCTTATTTGATTTAGATGCACCAATTATGCGTCTAGCGGCTGAAGATGTTCCGGCAATGCCATATGCACCAACAATGGAAAAATTCTTCTTGGTAACACCAGAAAAAGTCGAAACAGAAATGCGCAAGCTCGCAGAATTTTAA
- a CDS encoding thiamine pyrophosphate-dependent dehydrogenase E1 component subunit alpha codes for MVHNRHLEAGLTDDQVLEMYEQMLLARRIDERMWLLNRAGKIPFVISCQGQEAAQVGAAFAFDREKDYMLPYYRDLGVVLTFGMTPKEIMLSGFAKAEDPNSGGRQMPGHFGQKKNRIVTGSSPVTTQVPHAVGVALAGKIEKKDFVTFVSFGEGSSNQGDFHEGANFAGVHKLPVIFLCENNKYAISVPIEKQLGCANVSDRAIGYGMPGYTVDGNDPIEVYRVTKEAVDRARRGEGPTLIETISYRLTPHSSDDDDSSYRAREEVTEAKAKDPLFTFKAYLLSTGILTEEMDQELNKKLADVINEATDYAEKAPYAQPEDTLKYVYGN; via the coding sequence ATGGTTCATAATCGCCATTTAGAGGCGGGATTAACGGATGATCAAGTATTAGAAATGTATGAGCAGATGCTCCTCGCCAGAAGAATTGATGAAAGAATGTGGTTACTAAATAGAGCAGGAAAAATTCCTTTTGTTATCTCTTGTCAAGGGCAAGAAGCAGCCCAGGTAGGAGCAGCATTTGCCTTCGATCGGGAAAAGGATTACATGCTTCCATATTATCGTGATCTGGGTGTTGTATTAACCTTTGGCATGACACCGAAGGAAATAATGTTATCGGGCTTTGCGAAAGCAGAAGACCCAAACTCAGGCGGAAGACAAATGCCAGGACATTTTGGGCAGAAGAAAAATAGAATTGTTACAGGTTCATCACCAGTAACGACTCAAGTACCTCATGCAGTGGGAGTTGCTTTAGCTGGGAAGATAGAAAAGAAGGATTTCGTAACCTTTGTCAGCTTTGGAGAGGGTTCTTCTAATCAGGGAGACTTCCATGAAGGGGCCAACTTCGCTGGTGTGCATAAGCTGCCTGTTATTTTTCTTTGTGAAAATAATAAATATGCGATTTCCGTTCCAATTGAAAAGCAATTAGGATGTGCAAATGTTTCTGACCGTGCAATTGGTTATGGCATGCCGGGATACACTGTAGATGGAAATGATCCAATTGAAGTGTATCGAGTGACGAAAGAGGCGGTTGATAGAGCAAGAAGAGGCGAAGGGCCGACTTTAATTGAAACGATTTCTTATCGTTTAACTCCTCATTCTTCTGACGATGACGACAGCAGCTATCGTGCGCGCGAAGAAGTCACAGAAGCTAAAGCAAAAGATCCATTATTCACTTTTAAAGCGTATTTGCTTTCTACAGGAATACTAACTGAAGAAATGGATCAAGAGTTAAATAAGAAATTGGCAGATGTGATCAATGAAGCAACGGATTATGCAGAAAAAGCACCATATGCACAACCAGAAGATACATTGAAATATGTATACGGGAATTAA